A section of the Acropora muricata isolate sample 2 chromosome 4, ASM3666990v1, whole genome shotgun sequence genome encodes:
- the LOC136915770 gene encoding microtubule-associated protein futsch-like, translated as MVKPAPVMADSNNFRGYEAEDIIKCGYMMIKRPPTSGKVRIKAWQSKFFVLRDTTLNGPQRLEYYKDDSSFDLQKSPEYCFYLDSVVFIGESRSSKSHNHAIMVVCRKQGPLTLACDSEEVNKDWIQALNNIAVKINRNDLSVDHWVQTAVDDSSTATAEMASHDSEEQVQQETSRGNSEMTGKNGFHVTTRLTPHSERNNIRGDYLLCFTGGDLMLHSVNTNMAVVSWPVSHLRSFKSESATSAGKKDSQLLTLNAGSRSATGEGIFQFFTKDADAIVDEIRQRSQHVATLKRETFLPRTCSGDYVKSPPPVPPAKRLQRGSTAPPQRSPVASTKKKYATVSLTEGGHCRGKQTENGSSIDLRPRSATDSSVVKSGDDEVFFLQASSCDVNNAIPESDLSAYIDLVSDESAQPIHISDPVSPRKASGGSQANASSIAADNGSVPASSRIRDFSGTHWIPEDNEMDSEGYIKCEALETGPEGNTNECFATEIRGKESEMSCLTGQIWPKCSVGASDQIPSSDSRINKKTREQLYAQIREPAGGSFPPKPKLQRERSLDDGSIFPPAPGTLEKEAGWANDSVDALLEKARDPESSKELLSQIIAQMEKPQQNDVNQLFPASTRQRNSIDSVSLETSREVQMNLVNHPVVGKRASACDAFLPPSLNSSPPFSPSRSDFSELSRRRGYSSVGDLSEELPKRSDLVSSYRSTFFAKGMGSVNPQTLSMAPLRTNIAGHLGGEAAIHARLIQKTEIRDELAHSSAIRKKSVAEVTSSCLIGTDRTVCSVADETMHNPTDSVDNVDQDGQFEVTKRKDFKATKFVKKVFKLSPKVKRSSNAEARESNEQSSPPSERARRESLSPGVAAEFQRRLSGSEVNTPETSPKTGRKNSRTSPKCLRKISAEGKGRKEVSSPSKTSRKDSKGDLKKEELRRRDSPNTQIAFLENCRKVSKGEISKEIGEVGLTASSHHDNDQSGDPSDTPGSGDKSAPAPAPALPPRKKSEAPPLPPRLPKSSSSQSVISPSTQPSQSQHNGRSPQPRRSSTSRLLSGNGLKEDSLPPPPIPPRNNQSTETRAKSNGRKPAGAPVIQLTCSSPENQDDALGKHNSDSEESTINAGIGKSPDVKPPIITAEPELSLTHPVPLRPPKVERCTQAKDYFRNNPKQHVDAISSDSEGGDMDDDHVPARSIPNGHTDILKEVAQAGEEPAEERTASKEVTLRESDSAQIQDVALAVTSKKEAKRLKINLMKESSFDEEIPFESNSTDDQEDESKPKRPSTPLHIQKNMWPLSSVIIN; from the exons GCATGGCAGTCgaaattctttgttttacgAGACACCACCCTCAATGGTCCGCAAAGGCTGGAATACTACAAAGATGATTCTTCGTTTGACCTTCAGAAATCACCTGAGTATTGCTTCTACTTGGACAGTGTTGTGTTTATCGGCGAAAGCCGCAGTTCCAAATCTCATAACCATGCAATAATGGTGGTATGTCGCAAGCAAGGACCGTTGACGCTGGCTTGCGATTCAGAAGAAGTAAACAAAGACTGGATTCAGGCGCTGAACAACATTGCAgtcaaaataaacaggaatgACTTGTCAGTTGATCACTGGGTGCAAACAGCTGTTGACGACAGTTCGACAGCAACTGCTGAGATGGCAAGCCATGATTCAGAGGAACAAGTACAACAGGAAACGTCTAGAGGAAATAGTGAAATGACAggaaaaaatg GTTTTCATGTTACCACAAGATTGACGCCTCACTCAGAAAGGAACAATATCAGGGGTGATTACTTGTTGTGTTTTACTGGCGGAGATCTGATGCTACATTCTGTCAATACGAACATGGCTGTTGTTTCTTGGCCTGTCAGCCATTTAAGGTCCTTCAAGAGTGAATCTGCTACTAGCGCCGGAAAAAAAGACTCGCAGCTTCTTACTCTCAATGCCGGCAG TCGTAGTGCAACCGGTGAAGGAATCTTCCAGTTCTTCACAAAAGATGCTGACGCCATTGTTGACGAGATCCGGCAGCGGTCGCAGCATGTGGCCACTTTGAAGCGCGAGACTTTCCTACCGCGGACGTGTAGTGGAGACTATGTAAAATCTCCTCCCCCTGTGCCACCCGCAAAAAGACTCCAAAGAGGCTCGACAGCTCCACCTCAAAGGTCCCCTGTTGCGTCTACAAAGAAGAAATACGCAACGGTATCTCTCACTGAAGGCGGACATTGCCGTGGTAAACAAACCGAGAATGGCTCCAGCATCGACTTGCGTCCACGTTCAGCTACAGATTCCTCAGTGGTAAAATCAGGCGACGACGAAGTGTTTTTCTTGCAGGCCTCTTCTTGTGACGTAAACAACGCTATTCCGGAATCTGATTTAAGCGCTTACATCGATCTTGTCTCGGATGAATCAGCCCAACCTATTCACATCTCGGATCCAGTTTCTCCACGGAAGGCTTCAGGTGGATCACAGGCAAATGCTTCCTCAATCGCCGCTGACAATGGGAGCGTGCCCGCTAGCTCTCGTATCAGGGATTTCTCAGGTACGCATTGGATCCCTGAAGATAACGAAATGGACTCCGAAGGGTATATAAAATGCGAAGCGCTGGAAACAGGGCCAGAGGGAAATACTAATGAATGTTTCGCGACCGAGATTCGGGGCAAAGAAAGTGAAATGTCATGCCTCACTGGACAAATCTGGCCGAAGTGTTCTGTGGGCGCTAGTGACCAAATCCCATCATCCGATTCAAGAATCAATAAGAAAACGCGCGAACAGTTATATGCGCAGATCAGAGAACCAGCTGGTGGTAGTTTCCCGCCAAAACCAAAGCTGCAAAGGGAACGCTCCCTTGATGACGGAAGTATTTTCCCGCCAGCTCCTGGAACGCTCGAGAAAGAGGCGGGCTGGGCGAATGATTCGGTTGACGCATTGTTAGAGAAAGCAAGGGATCCCGAATCCTCAAAAGAGTTACTCAGTCAAATTATCGCTCAAATGGAGAAACCTCAGCAAAATGACGTCAATCAACTGTTTCCAGCTTCCACTCGGCAACGAAACAGTATTGACTCAGTGAGCTTGGAAACTTCCCGAGAAGTCCAGATGAATTTGGTCAACCATCCTGTGGTTGGAAAAAGGGCGTCGGCCTGCGATGCTTTTTTACCTCCGTCGCTCAACTCCAGCCCTCCATTCTCACCAAGCCGTTCAGACTTTTCCGAGTTATCCCGGAGACGAGGTTATTCCTCGGTCGGGGACCTATCGGAAGAACTCCCCAAGCGATCGGACTTAGTGAGCTCTTATCGCTCGACCTTTTTTGCCAAAGGGATGGGCAGCGTGAACCCACAAACCCTTAGTATGGCACCGTTAAGAACTAACATCGCTGGACATCTGGGCGGCGAAGCTGCAATCCACGCACGGCTCATCCAGAAAACGGAGATAAGAGATGAGTTAGCGCATTCGTCTGCTATTCGAAAGAAGTCTGTGGCAGAGGTAACATCGTCTTGTTTGATTGGCACTGATCGTACTGTTTGTTCAGTTGCTGACGAAACAATGCACAACCCGACAGACTCTGTGGATAATGTAGACCAGGATGGGCAGTTTGAAGTAACCAAGCGTAAAGATTTTAAAGCAACTAAATTTGTTAAGAAAGTGTTTAAACTTTCACCAAAAGTCAAACGGAGCAGCAACGCGGAAGCTCGAGAAAGTAACGAGCAATCTTCTCCCCCTTCGGAAAGAGCTCGGAGGGAGTCGCTCTCTCCTGGTGTCGCCGCGGAGTTTCAAAGGAGGTTGTCTGGAAGCGAAGTAAACACACCGGAGACATCTCCAAAAACGGGGAGAAAAAACTCAAGAACGTCTCCAAAATGTTTGCGTAAAATCTCAGCGGAGGGGAAAGGGAGGAAAGAGGTTTCGTCTCCTTCCAAGACATCGCGAAAGGACTCGAAAGGTGACTTGAAGAAAGAGGAGTTGAGAAGAAGGGATTCTCCTAATACCCAAATTGCCTTTCTAGAAAATTGTCGTAAAGTTTCTAAAGGAGAGATATCCAAGGAAATAGGTGAAGTCGGACTGACTGCCAGCTCTCACCATGACAATGACCAGTCAGGAGACCCATCTGACACTCCTGGAAGCGGTGATAAGTCTGCCCCTGCCCCTGCCCCTGCCCTCCCTCCTCGAAAGAAGTCTGAAGCCCCACCTCTTCCCCCAAGACTGCCCAAATCGTCGTCTTCACAAAGTGTCATTTCGCCCTCGACTCAGCCCTCTCAGTCTCAACACAACGGCCGGAGCCCACAGCCTCGTCGAAGTAGCACTAGCAGACTCCTTAGTGGCAATGGGCTGAAAGAAGACTCCTTGCCACCCCCACCCATCCCTCCTCGAAACAACCAGTCAACGGAAACTCGAGCAAAGTCAAACGGGAGAAAACCCGCGGGTGCTCCAGTTATACAACTGACGTGTTCATCCCCGGAAAACCAAGACGATGCGTTAGGAAAACATAATTCAG ATTCAGAAGAAAGTACAATTAACGCAGGGATAGGCAAG TCCCCAGACGTAAAGCCTCCAATCATTACAGCAGAACCTGAATTATCCTTAACGCATCCAGTTCCCCTCCGGCCGCCGAAAGTCGAGCGGTGCACTCAGGCTAAAGACTACTTCCGCAACAACCCAAAACAGCACGTTGATGCCATTTCATCCGACTCTGAAGGCGGTGATATGGATGATGACCACGTACCAGCGCGTTCAATTCCCAACGGCCACACAGACATCCTTAAAGAAGTCGCACAAGCAGGCGAAGAACCAGCGGAAGAGCGTACAGCGAGCAAAGAGGTTACACTGAGAGAATCTGACAGTGCGCAAATACAAGACGTCGCGCTTGCTGTTACATCGAAAAAAGAAGCCAAGCGCTTGAAGATCAACTTGATGAAAGAGTCATCTTTTGACGAGGAAATTCCGTTCGAGAGCAACAGCACCGATGACCAGGAAGATGAAAGTAAACCGAAGAGGCCGAGTACACCACTTCAtatacaaaaaaacatgtgGCCGCTGTCTAGCGTCATAATTAATTGA